One window of Ralstonia pickettii DTP0602 genomic DNA carries:
- a CDS encoding N-acetylglutamate synthase (K00619: argA; amino-acid N-acetyltransferase [EC:2.3.1.1]), with protein sequence MIKDLRIRAAMPSDAPAVGAVLERCGLPTDDVFRLLEHFHVAILESQIIGCAAGELFGQTVVIRSVAVLPEHRDQGVATHVVHAALMRARANGARRAVLLASSCPSYFARYGFTLVPAAKLPQEVMSSSEFHRHTDTPPLCMWCELS encoded by the coding sequence ATGATCAAGGACCTGCGGATCCGGGCGGCCATGCCCTCGGACGCGCCAGCCGTGGGCGCAGTGCTCGAGCGTTGCGGCCTGCCGACAGACGATGTGTTCCGCTTGCTGGAGCACTTCCACGTCGCCATTCTCGAATCGCAGATCATCGGCTGCGCTGCCGGTGAGCTGTTCGGTCAGACCGTGGTCATCCGCTCGGTCGCCGTGCTGCCAGAGCACCGCGACCAGGGCGTGGCCACGCACGTGGTGCATGCCGCGCTGATGCGCGCGCGTGCCAACGGCGCGCGGCGCGCGGTGCTGCTGGCCTCGAGTTGCCCCAGCTATTTCGCCCGCTACGGCTTTACGCTGGTGCCGGCCGCCAAGCTGCCGCAGGAGGTGATGTCCTCCAGCGAATTCCATCGCCATACGGATACGCCGCCGCTGTGCATGTGGTGCGAGTTGAGCTGA
- a CDS encoding cobalt transporter, producing the protein MHTHDLSAWTHSHAFDTGNRAAERGTRLVMAITAVTMVVEIAAGLWFNSMALLADGWHMSSHALAIGLSAFAYAAARRYAGDWRFAFGTWKIEVLAGFASAVFLLGIAALMAAGSVERLFSPQAIHYREAMAVTALGLLVNLGCALILGGHSHGHDHGHDHGHGHHHHDHDGQHHHDINLRAAYMHVLADAATSVLALVALAGGWWLGLAWLDPVMGLVGAALVGKWAIGLLRQSGTVLLDREMDHPVVEEVREVLASLDHGHNQGEQPTSVTDLHVWRVGRQKFACIVSLVTHDQALTPQRVRQALSVHEELVHVTVEISRCEDGAH; encoded by the coding sequence ATGCACACCCACGACCTGTCCGCGTGGACCCACAGCCACGCCTTCGACACCGGCAACCGCGCCGCCGAGCGCGGCACGCGCCTGGTGATGGCGATCACCGCCGTCACCATGGTGGTGGAAATCGCCGCTGGCCTCTGGTTCAACTCGATGGCGCTGCTGGCCGATGGCTGGCACATGAGTTCGCACGCCCTTGCCATCGGCCTGTCGGCCTTTGCCTATGCGGCCGCGCGGCGCTATGCCGGCGACTGGCGCTTTGCCTTCGGCACCTGGAAGATCGAGGTGCTGGCCGGCTTTGCCAGCGCGGTGTTCCTGCTGGGCATCGCGGCGCTGATGGCGGCGGGCTCGGTCGAGCGGCTGTTCAGCCCGCAGGCAATCCACTACCGCGAGGCCATGGCCGTGACCGCGCTGGGACTGCTGGTCAACCTGGGCTGCGCGCTGATCCTCGGCGGGCATTCACACGGGCACGATCATGGCCACGATCACGGGCATGGCCACCATCACCATGACCACGACGGCCAGCACCACCACGACATCAACCTGCGCGCCGCCTATATGCACGTGCTGGCCGATGCCGCGACCTCGGTGCTCGCGCTCGTCGCGCTGGCCGGCGGCTGGTGGCTGGGCTTGGCCTGGCTGGACCCGGTGATGGGGCTGGTGGGCGCGGCGCTGGTGGGCAAGTGGGCGATCGGCCTGCTGCGCCAGAGCGGCACGGTGCTGCTGGACCGCGAGATGGACCACCCAGTGGTGGAAGAAGTGCGCGAGGTGCTGGCGAGCCTCGACCATGGCCACAACCAGGGTGAGCAACCTACCAGCGTGACCGACCTGCATGTATGGCGCGTAGGCCGGCAGAAGTTCGCCTGCATCGTCAGCCTGGTGACGCATGACCAGGCGCTGACGCCGCAACGCGTGCGGCAGGCGCTGTCCGTGCACGAGGAACTGGTGCACGTGACGGTGGAGATCAGCCGCTGCGAGGATGGCGCGCACTGA
- a CDS encoding alpha/beta hydrolase (K01561: dehH; haloacetate dehalogenase [EC:3.8.1.3]) produces the protein MFEGFTPHRIDCGEVTIHAVAGGQGPGLLLLHGHPQTHVIWHKVVPVLAQHFTVVAADLRGYGDSDKPAGLPDHANYSKRTMAADQLAVMRALGFDQFSVLAHDRGARVAHRLAVDHPEAVQKLVTLDIAPTLAMYEQTHEAFARAYWHWFFLIRPAPFPETLIEADPALYLRQTMGSRSAGLAPFTDAAMAEYLRCLSLPGAAHGLCEDYRASASIDLEHDRADLAAGRMVECEMLALWGEHGAVGQCFRPLEAWREVARRVRGHALPSGHYIAEEIPERLLEEVLPFLRG, from the coding sequence ATGTTCGAAGGATTCACGCCGCACCGGATCGATTGCGGCGAGGTAACCATACACGCGGTGGCGGGCGGGCAGGGCCCGGGTTTGCTGCTGCTGCACGGCCACCCGCAGACGCATGTGATCTGGCACAAGGTGGTGCCGGTGCTGGCGCAGCACTTCACCGTGGTGGCGGCCGACCTGCGCGGCTATGGCGACAGCGACAAGCCCGCCGGCCTGCCTGACCACGCCAACTACAGCAAGCGCACCATGGCCGCCGACCAGCTCGCGGTAATGCGCGCGCTGGGTTTCGACCAGTTCAGCGTGCTGGCGCACGATCGCGGCGCGCGCGTGGCGCACCGGCTGGCGGTCGACCATCCCGAGGCCGTGCAAAAGCTGGTGACGCTCGACATCGCGCCCACGCTGGCCATGTACGAGCAGACCCACGAGGCCTTTGCCCGCGCCTACTGGCACTGGTTCTTCCTGATCCGCCCGGCGCCGTTCCCCGAGACCCTGATCGAGGCCGATCCCGCGCTCTACCTGCGCCAGACCATGGGCAGCCGCAGCGCCGGGCTGGCGCCGTTCACCGACGCCGCCATGGCCGAGTACCTGCGCTGCCTGAGCCTGCCTGGCGCCGCCCACGGCCTGTGCGAGGACTACCGTGCCAGCGCCTCGATCGACCTGGAACATGACCGCGCGGACCTCGCTGCGGGGCGCATGGTCGAGTGCGAGATGCTGGCGCTGTGGGGCGAGCACGGCGCGGTGGGTCAGTGTTTCCGGCCGCTGGAAGCGTGGCGCGAGGTGGCGCGCCGGGTGCGCGGCCATGCGCTGCCGAGCGGGCACTACATCGCCGAAGAGATTCCTGAGCGCCTGCTCGAGGAAGTGCTGCCTTTCCTGCGCGGCTGA